One Suncus etruscus isolate mSunEtr1 chromosome 13, mSunEtr1.pri.cur, whole genome shotgun sequence genomic region harbors:
- the IL12A gene encoding interleukin-12 subunit alpha has protein sequence MHPLSLLHLSATLVLLSLPDHITLAKSLPTTLKGSLGVSQRLSRSQSLLRAVSASLHTAKQTLVHYPCSPEEIDHIDITREKTHTAKDCLPLEPALNGSCLPSPAKDPSIMQDLCLQSIYKDLELYQLEFRTLNAKLLMDPQQQISLDQNLLSSIEELMKTLFLNKESKPHLPAMEEPDFYRTKVQLCTLLQAFRVRAVTIDRMMSYLSA, from the exons ATGCACCCTCTGAGCC TTCTCCATCTCTCGGCCACTCTGGtgctcctaagcctgccagaccACATCACCTTGGCCAAGAGTCTCCCCACAACCCTCAAGGGCAGCCTGGGAGTGTCACAGCGCCTCAGTCGATCCCAAAGCCTGCTGCGGGCAGTCAGCGCCTCCCTGCACACG GCCAAACAGACCCTGGTGCATTACCCCTGCTCTCCTGAAGAGATCGACCACATAGACATCACCAGAGAGAAAACCCACACAGCCAAGGACTGCCTGCCTTTGGAGCCTGCCTTG AATGGCAGCTGCCTGCCCTCGCCAGCAAAGGACCCTTCGATAATG CAGGACCTGTGTCTCCAGAGCATCTATAAAGACCTGGAGCTGTATCAGCTCGAGTTCAGGACTTTGAACGCAAAGCTGCTCATGGACCCCCAGCAGCAGATCTCTCTCGATCAAAACCTACTGAGCTCTATTGAGGAGCTAATGAAG ACCTTGTTCTTGAACAAAGAGTCTAAGCCACATCTCCCAGCCATGGAGGAACCGGATTTTTATAGAACCAAAGTCCAGCTCTGCACGCTACTGCAGGCCTTCCGTGTTCGTGCAGTAACCATCGACAGAATGATGTCCTACCTGTCTGCCTAG